DNA from Canis lupus familiaris isolate Mischka breed German Shepherd chromosome 9, alternate assembly UU_Cfam_GSD_1.0, whole genome shotgun sequence:
GTTACTAAGTGACTAAGTGATTGATATTCAGCTAAGGATCCAAGATAGGGAGCTGGGGCTAATCTCTGaaccctcctctgctccttcaaAGGCCCAAGGGCCCTGGCCTTGGGTGTATCATTAAGTCTGCCACCTATTTGACACATGAGTCTGTctccaggcaccccacagggTGAGCTCGCCTATCTCCCATGATGGGGAGCTTGCTACCTCCTGGGTAACAGATTCTCTTGCTTCAGCTTGtcctggagctggggaggggtCTGAGGCCACCCCTGCAAGATTGGAGACCAAAACTACACCTCATCCTCAAGTAGAACAGatggcttaaaaacaaacaaacaaacaaacaaacaaacaaacaaattgcCTTATCtaaagaactcagaaatggaaacTCACCTGATACTGAAGTTCCAGAAAGCACAGACAGGCTCCACCAGTTTCTGCGGGGAGACCTAAGGACAGGAAACAGTGAGAGAGCAGGTGTGTGAGTGGGTACGGGGGGCATGGGGGaggtgtgtgaatgtgtatggAGAGGAGAGAGCGGGGTGATGCAGAGGGATGCTGATTCCTCTGAGTTTGAGGACTTTTTAGTGTATGTAGATTTGCCTACTTTAatcaaattgatttttagttttgggATGATACACAAAAGACTGataaactgggatccctgggtggctcagcggttgggcgtctgcctttggctcagggcgtcatgatcccagtttgggggtggagtcccgcatcgggctccctgcgaggagcctgcttctccctctgcctgtgtctctgcctctctctgtgtttctcatgaataaataaaatctgaaaaaaaaaaaagactgataaactgtggggtgtgtgtatgtgtgtgtacatgttcaGGATTAGTGGCTGTGGGCAAAGCTGACTTTAGCTTTTTCTGAAACTAATGTTTCAAAACCAAGAATTTGTGTATTTCATGTAATGAAATGAAACCACATTTCCTGGAGATCTTTCCATGTCGTTTTATAGAAAAAGACCCGTTCTTTACATAACTCTAGTGGATTATTCCACTGTGTAGCTGCACAGGGCTTTTTTGTGCAATCCCCCCTTGGTGGACACTTACGTTATTCCAGCTCTCAGGAGCACATTGGCGTGCAGATCTCTGTACAGCTCCCTGGATGTTCCAATGGGAACCACCAGTGTTTGGAGTCATGCACACCTCTAAtgaagtcccagctctgcccctcacAAGCTAGGGCCCATCACAGCCCCTCCGCCAAGCTCACTTTTTGCCAATGTCAACTGGGCAGGTGGAGAATTACATGGATATTGCTTATTTAAGACACCCAGCATAAAGTAAGTGTATAATAAACTACTTCCCTTTCCATTTCCTTGAAGACAATGGGATGgcttatgaatatttttcttgacCAGTTTAGACCTtggtttaaataaatgaatattgggGTAGGGGGACACCAAATTAGGATATCCAAATATCCAGGATATCCAAACCAGGATAAGTGTAGTTGGGTGGCAggtctccctcttcccccataCCTGGGCCTGGTGCTGCAGATGAAAGGTCACAGCTGTGCTGACCTCCCCAGTTTCATCCCACACCTCAGAGGAGATGATGGCTGAGCCCACCTGGGTGCCTAGAAACCTGTGGGGAGAAAGGGAGCTTTTAAGGGCACCAGCTGGCTGTGTGGGAGAGGTGGTAGATGGCCAGTCAGGAAGACACAACCTCTATGTCCAAAGAAACATCAGGAAATGCCCTGTGTTTGGAATTAGGGCACATGGGTTTCAGTTTTACCTTGGAGACTTGCTAGTAAATTCAGTAAGCCCTGTCTTCTCCCTGAATCTCAGCACTGAAGCCAGACAGTAGTTGAGTCAGGTTTCAGCAGCTTGCCTTGGGCAGGCCCAGAGATGTTGTGTGTGTTGGGGATGGGAAGGGTTTGGTTCTGGCTGCTAAAGGCAGATTTGCCTATCAGAATGAGGGCTCTGGGATGGGATGAAGGCCTGGCCTTCCCTGAGGAGGGGATCCAGAcccccaggagcctactgggtaGGGCCTACTCACCTCTGCATCTTGTTTGCCTCTTCTGAGATGTCAGGAGCTTGGGGCTCTAGGCCAGGCTCCCCGAGGGTGTGCTGGAGGATGCTTGAGCTGAACCAGCTGTGGATCACGGTGACTCCAGAGAGGCCTGGCTAAGGAGGAGAGGGCCAAGACCCCACCCTGTGACTGAGCAAGTGCCACAGGTTACCCCTTGGGAGATGCTCTGCCAGCCTTACGGatagggagactgaggctcatAGAGATTAATTGATTTCCCAAAGATCACAGTTAATAAGTGGTAGAACTGGAATTCCAATCAGCCATGGTTCATGCACTTGACCTGGCAGCTCTAAGGCCCTCTGGCCCATGTCCTGATCTTCCAGCCCTAGGTGGCAGCAAGGGTAGTGGCACCCTGTACCACCCACTTCCAAGAGGAAATGTGTGGAGTTCCGAGGAGGAGACTAAGTGAACACCTACCATGTGACAAGTGCTTTTGATCTCATAACAACCCATAAGGCCAGTACAAACAGGACTGTCTTACAGGCAAAAAACCAGACTCTGAACGCTGAGGGAACTCATTCAAAGTAATGGAGTTAGCAACACGAGGGCTGACCCAGACCCCAACAGggacccactccccaccctcttACCCACCTTTCCCAAGGAGCTGCTTCACTTCACCTGCAGGGATACGGATGTGGCCAGGTCCCTCTGGGTGCCCACAGGGCATCGTGAACACATGGCTCTCTGTGCTGGCCTCTGTCAAGTGTAGGCTCTGCACctccagacctgggatcaaatgGGGTTGTGTGGCTGGACCTCTGGCAGGAGGTCTTTCTCCTGAGCTGGCCCAGCTGGCAgggtctccttcctctctccctgccgcAGGGCTAGGTCATTATTCCAGCTTAGAGAGGTTTAGCACCTCACCCAATGTAAATCTGGCTTCTTCAAGTCTGGGGGTGAGGTGGAGGGGATCACTGAGAAACAGGTCCTGGGGGCAGGACCTGAATATCCACAAGCCACCAGAAACTACTGGGCAAGCAAAGGACACAAGCTTTGCCAGAGTTCCACCATCTGTGCCCCGTTCAATCTACAAACACTCACTGAGTGTGTACTTGGATCTGGCCTGAGATGTAGAAATGACTCAGAAATGGCCTCGGCACTCAGGGAGCTTTGGGATGAATGACATCAACACCACAAATGCAACAAGAGATATGTTCAAGATGCTGAGGGTAACAGTGAGAGGAGGAACTGACTGTCAGAGAGCTAAAACCAGGCAAGGTTCCCGGGAGGGTGGGTGCTCAGGCAGTGTTCTGGAGGATATGCAGGAATTGGCTAGGTCAAGGGAGAAAGGGCATCTGGATGGAGGGTACAGTGCGGGTAAAGGCAGGGAACAGCATGGAATATCTACAGTAGTACGGAGGGCTCCCAGTGATGGAGGCTGGGAGCGAGTGCAGGGCCCAGCTGCGTGGGAGTGGGGCTAGCAGGCTCACCCACACGGCGGTGCTGGATGTGCCATCGGGGCCGCTCAGAGACCAGCACGGTGCTCAGCAGGGGTGCCAGGCGCTGGACACTTGCCATCAGGGCCATGGGTCCGCCAACCACCTGGGAGAAGCCCCATCTCAGCTTCCTCCCACTCTGCACCCTGCTGCCGCCCGCTTGACTGCTGTGGGTCACGCACTCTCAGAGATCTGTGAAGTGGCCTGCCTGTTCCCAACACCTGGTGGCTCCTTATGGCCTTTAGGACCAAGTCCCAGGTCCTCAGGCCAGTGTCTGAGGCCCAGCCCAATCAGCCTCCTCTGATGTCTGCAAGCTTAGCCCAGGCCAAGGCCTCACAGTGCTCCATGCCTGCTGGCTGGTCGTCTGCCAACCAGGCACACTCAGAAGGTGGGGCCGTGCCTCCCCCTTCTTTGGTCTGACTCAGTGCTAGGCCTACAGCAGGTGCTCACCCTTTAGATTCCCAAAGAGAAGCCATGTGGTTGGGGGGGAGGCCAGGGAACAGGCAGGGAGGATGCGCGGTGATGGGACCACTCCTCTGGACTGAGCAAGCCACCGCTGTGCCCATTCACTCCTCTCATGGCCTCAGCGGGGTGGGTCAGATCATccctgttctgttctgttctccaGGGGAGAAAATCAGGGGCTTCCGAGTCCCAGCTTTTCCGAGGCTACTTACAGACCCTCAGGCAAACATGGGTTCACACCCTTCCCGGGATGGGAGCTCACCATCCCAACAGGTGAACCATTCCATGGAACCAAGCTCCCGTGTTCTGTCATGTCCACCCTGTCCCCAAGCCGAGGGCCCGGTTCTGTCCTCTGAGGCCACAGAGGCaccatctctgctccttctgccccAGAGACTTTCAGGTGATGTCTCTGACCCCttgttctcttcttcctctagGCCGATTACTCCCAAACCTACAGCCACTCCTGCCAGGGGACGTTTCCAACCCTCACCACCTGGAGAGCATCTGTCGTGTTCTCCTGAGGGTCTGGGCTGTTTGGGAAGCAAGATGGCTGAACCCTCAGCATAGAGGGCCTCCCTCTTAGGGGGTCAGCAGATTCTTGGATGTGGGGGAGGTCCTTATGGATTAGTGGCTCTAATTTTCAATGGCAGAAACTATTACTCAACAGTGGTTGTGTGTGGAAGTTCTACTTCTATATAATAGATAAAGCTCAGCAATGGGTGCTGACTCACCCATGGCTACACAACAAGCTGGAGGCAAGGATGGAACCAGAGTCCAGGCCCCCCTGCCTCACCTAGCCCTGCCAGCCTCACCTCACTGACTGGGAGCCATGCATCAGCCAGCTGCTCCTCCAG
Protein-coding regions in this window:
- the LOC106557492 gene encoding adhesion G-protein coupled receptor D2 isoform X1 produces the protein MLSAESIPWPTPLCSSLTLSLKSMETCRWPRPATSWVSWRVLAKEAAPLGPAALLAVVHFLKRVTVLGAGEPEPLTGPWEQLGQGIVSVASLVLEEQLADAWLPVSEVVGGPMALMASVQRLAPLLSTVLVSERPRWHIQHRRVGLEVQSLHLTEASTESHVFTMPCGHPEGPGHIRIPAGEVKQLLGKGLSGVTVIHSWFSSSILQHTLGEPGLEPQAPDISEEANKMQRFLGTQVGSAIISSEVWDETGEVSTAVTFHLQHQAQVSPQKLVEPVCAFWNFSISPDTGGSWATTGCSVATLCQDSTTCFCNHSTNFAVLLQVYDVQRRAEEESLLRTLSSAGCGVSFLLFLAAG